From Onychostoma macrolepis isolate SWU-2019 chromosome 05, ASM1243209v1, whole genome shotgun sequence, one genomic window encodes:
- the LOC131540913 gene encoding alpha-1-antiproteinase-like isoform X2, which translates to MEKNIIYLWICAFALVHGNQETSPQPPISDKLPSLIKMNNDFAFHLYKRLVAMPEYQSKNIFFSPFSVSMALSELSLGAGGETKKQLLSGIGHNSSVFSTEEMHQMFHSLLEEIDQRTGVDIDVGSALYASDKLKLFPEFLKELKEFYHSDGFTVDFSVKETPDKINTYVKEKTHGTIDQAVDDLESDTLMLLLTYIYFKGKWDMPFNPSRTRQSRFHVDAETTVPVKMMHQPVKTIKHLEMAISRQHIEKWRTAVRTRKTDIFVPKLSLKTSYSLKDILKGMGMADMFTDKANFTGISEERMLISKALHKASLDIDEKGTTAAAVTTVDFRPMSYSPLNTLSFDRPFMIFITDQKNDNILFFGKVVNPAGKQ; encoded by the exons ATGGAAAAGAACATCATATATTTGTGGATTTGTGCTTTTGCATTAGTTCATGGAAATCAAGAGACTTCACCACAACCTCCCATCAGTGATAAACTCCCATCATTGATAAAGATGAACAACGATTTTGCTTTTCACCTGTACAAGAGGCTTGTAGCAATGCCCGAGTATCAGTCCAAGAACATCTTCTTCTCTCCCTTCAGTGTGTCCATGGCTCTTTCTGAGCTGTCTTTAGGAGCCGGTGGTGAAACCAAAAAGCAGCTTCTCAGTGGCATCGGCCATAACAGCTCGGTCTTCAGCACTGAAGAAATGCACCAGATGTTCCACAGTCTCCTGGAAGAAATCGACCAGAGGACAGGGGTGGACATCGATGTCGGCAGTGCTCTATATGCAAGCGACAAATTAAAGCTCTTCCCTGAGTTCTTGAAGGAGTTAAAGGAGTTTTACCACTCTGACGGCTTCACTGTGGATTTCAGCGTCAAAGAAACACCGGATAAAATTAACACGTATGTGAAGGAAAAAACACACGGGACAATAGACCAAGCTGTTGATGATCTGGAATCTGACACTTTGATGTTGCTTCTcacttacatatattttaaag GAAAATGGGACATGCCATTTAACCCAAGCAGGACCCGTCAAAGTAGATTTCATGTGGATGCTGAGACCACCGTTCCAGTAAAAATGATGCACCA GCCAGTTAAGACCATCAAACATCTGGAGATGGCCATCTCTAGACAGCACATTGAAAAGTGGAGGACAGCTGTCAGAACAAG AAAAACCGACATCTTTGTCCCAAAGCTCTCTCTGAAAACATCATATTCCctgaaagatattttgaaaggaATGGGAATGGCTGATATGTTTACAGATAAAGCCAACTTCACAGGAATTTCAGAGGAAAGGATGCTCATTTCAAAG GCTTTGCATAAGGCCAGTCTGGATATAGATGAGAAAGGAACCACCGCAGCTGCAGTGACAACGGTTGATTTCAGACCAATGTCCTACAGCCCATTGAATACTTTGAGTTTTGACCGTCCATTCATGATCTTTATCACTGACCAAAAAAATGACAACATCCTCTTCTTTGGAAAAGTTGTCAATCCAGCGGGAAAACAGTAA
- the npdc1b gene encoding neural proliferation differentiation and control protein 1 isoform X1 — protein MRSLSPPWASLLTEAFLITTVAVSAAMAVVGHCPRSLDCARERRHFCQPGSSHCGPCLDPFVENKRGKCVIRRRNHPAVKVSHLPELDEEIDILSSIISKHRESEMKHSAPSPAASKAPEDQSWPSSQHGAEASSTAATSEQPLTSALTTAASTTSPASHTPFISAVHSAPFIIPYPSEDHSFIIFLGVFLMVGSVAMVLTGVCWVRMQRGSRLAQKIDYPAFGSIGSSSYDSGMTGDKTLAQSAQMYHFQLQKQQMMSLKQRNDSKIPESGATSDEENEDGDFTVYECPGLAPTGEMEVKNPLFDDSTFHLHLQRSYN, from the exons TTGTGGGACATTGTCCTCGAAGTCTGGACTGTGCCCGGGAGCGACGGCACTTCTGCCAGCCTGGCTCTTCACACTGCGGCCCATGCCTAGACCCATTTGTGGAGAACAAACGAGGGAAGTGTGTGATCAGGAGACGAAATCACCCTG CAGTCAAGGTCAGCCATCTCCCAGAGCTGGATGAAGAGATAGACATTCTCTCCTCCATCATCAGCAAACACAGAGAATCAGAGATGAAACACTCAG CCCCCTCTCCAGCTGCTTCCAAAGCCCCTGAGGATCAATCCTGGCCGAGCAGTCAGCACGGAGCAGAGGCGTCTTCTACTGCTGCTACATCAGAACAGCCTCTGACAAGTGCCCTGACTACCGCCGCCTCTACCACCAGCCCAGCCTCACACACTCCCTTTATCTCTGCTGTGCACAGCGCCCCCTTTATCATCCCGTACCCCTCTGAGGACCACTCTTTCATCA TATTTTTGGGTGTGTTTCTCATGGTGGGCTCAGTTGCCATGGTCTTGACCGGAGTGTGTTGGGTCAG GATGCAGAGAGGCAGTCGTCTGGCCCAGAAGATTGATTATCCTGCTTTTGGGTCAATAGGTTCCAGTTCTTATGATAGTGGCATG ACTGGTGATAAAACACTTGCACAGAGTGCCCAGATGTACCACTTTCAGCTTCAGAAGCAGCAAATGATGTCACTCAA GCAACGAAATGATTCCAAGATTCCAGAGTCAGGAGCCACTTCAGATGAGGAGAATGAAGACGGAGACTTCACTGTGTATGAGTGCCCAGGACTTGCCCCA ACCGGGGAAATGGAAGTGAAGAACCCACTGTTTGATGACTCCACTTTTCATCTTCATCTGCAGAGAAGTTACAACTAA
- the LOC131540913 gene encoding alpha-1-antiproteinase-like isoform X1, producing MEKNIIYLWICAFALVHGNQETSPQPPISDKLPSLIKMNNDFAFHLYKRLVAMPEYQSKNIFFSPFSVSMALSELSLGAGGETKKQLLSGIGHNSSVFSTEEMHQMFHSLLEEIDQRTGVDIDVGSALYASDKLKLFPEFLKELKEFYHSDGFTVDFSVKETPDKINTYVKEKTHGTIDQAVDDLESDTLMLLLTYIYFKGKWDMPFNPSRTRQSRFHVDAETTVPVKMMHQYESLKVYYDVGLASKVLCLDYNDSFSMFLAVPDIHRPVKTIKHLEMAISRQHIEKWRTAVRTRKTDIFVPKLSLKTSYSLKDILKGMGMADMFTDKANFTGISEERMLISKALHKASLDIDEKGTTAAAVTTVDFRPMSYSPLNTLSFDRPFMIFITDQKNDNILFFGKVVNPAGKQ from the exons ATGGAAAAGAACATCATATATTTGTGGATTTGTGCTTTTGCATTAGTTCATGGAAATCAAGAGACTTCACCACAACCTCCCATCAGTGATAAACTCCCATCATTGATAAAGATGAACAACGATTTTGCTTTTCACCTGTACAAGAGGCTTGTAGCAATGCCCGAGTATCAGTCCAAGAACATCTTCTTCTCTCCCTTCAGTGTGTCCATGGCTCTTTCTGAGCTGTCTTTAGGAGCCGGTGGTGAAACCAAAAAGCAGCTTCTCAGTGGCATCGGCCATAACAGCTCGGTCTTCAGCACTGAAGAAATGCACCAGATGTTCCACAGTCTCCTGGAAGAAATCGACCAGAGGACAGGGGTGGACATCGATGTCGGCAGTGCTCTATATGCAAGCGACAAATTAAAGCTCTTCCCTGAGTTCTTGAAGGAGTTAAAGGAGTTTTACCACTCTGACGGCTTCACTGTGGATTTCAGCGTCAAAGAAACACCGGATAAAATTAACACGTATGTGAAGGAAAAAACACACGGGACAATAGACCAAGCTGTTGATGATCTGGAATCTGACACTTTGATGTTGCTTCTcacttacatatattttaaag GAAAATGGGACATGCCATTTAACCCAAGCAGGACCCGTCAAAGTAGATTTCATGTGGATGCTGAGACCACCGTTCCAGTAAAAATGATGCACCAGTACGAATCCCTCAAAGTTTATTACGATGTTGGACTCGCTTCTAAAGTCCTCTGTCTAGACTACAACGACTCTTTCTCCATGTTTCTGGCTGTACCTGATATTCACAGGCCAGTTAAGACCATCAAACATCTGGAGATGGCCATCTCTAGACAGCACATTGAAAAGTGGAGGACAGCTGTCAGAACAAG AAAAACCGACATCTTTGTCCCAAAGCTCTCTCTGAAAACATCATATTCCctgaaagatattttgaaaggaATGGGAATGGCTGATATGTTTACAGATAAAGCCAACTTCACAGGAATTTCAGAGGAAAGGATGCTCATTTCAAAG GCTTTGCATAAGGCCAGTCTGGATATAGATGAGAAAGGAACCACCGCAGCTGCAGTGACAACGGTTGATTTCAGACCAATGTCCTACAGCCCATTGAATACTTTGAGTTTTGACCGTCCATTCATGATCTTTATCACTGACCAAAAAAATGACAACATCCTCTTCTTTGGAAAAGTTGTCAATCCAGCGGGAAAACAGTAA
- the npdc1b gene encoding neural proliferation differentiation and control protein 1 isoform X2 has translation MRSLSPPWASLLTEAFLITTVAVSAAMAVVGHCPRSLDCARERRHFCQPGSSHCGPCLDPFVENKRGKCVIRRRNHPVKVSHLPELDEEIDILSSIISKHRESEMKHSAPSPAASKAPEDQSWPSSQHGAEASSTAATSEQPLTSALTTAASTTSPASHTPFISAVHSAPFIIPYPSEDHSFIIFLGVFLMVGSVAMVLTGVCWVRMQRGSRLAQKIDYPAFGSIGSSSYDSGMTGDKTLAQSAQMYHFQLQKQQMMSLKQRNDSKIPESGATSDEENEDGDFTVYECPGLAPTGEMEVKNPLFDDSTFHLHLQRSYN, from the exons TTGTGGGACATTGTCCTCGAAGTCTGGACTGTGCCCGGGAGCGACGGCACTTCTGCCAGCCTGGCTCTTCACACTGCGGCCCATGCCTAGACCCATTTGTGGAGAACAAACGAGGGAAGTGTGTGATCAGGAGACGAAATCACCCTG TCAAGGTCAGCCATCTCCCAGAGCTGGATGAAGAGATAGACATTCTCTCCTCCATCATCAGCAAACACAGAGAATCAGAGATGAAACACTCAG CCCCCTCTCCAGCTGCTTCCAAAGCCCCTGAGGATCAATCCTGGCCGAGCAGTCAGCACGGAGCAGAGGCGTCTTCTACTGCTGCTACATCAGAACAGCCTCTGACAAGTGCCCTGACTACCGCCGCCTCTACCACCAGCCCAGCCTCACACACTCCCTTTATCTCTGCTGTGCACAGCGCCCCCTTTATCATCCCGTACCCCTCTGAGGACCACTCTTTCATCA TATTTTTGGGTGTGTTTCTCATGGTGGGCTCAGTTGCCATGGTCTTGACCGGAGTGTGTTGGGTCAG GATGCAGAGAGGCAGTCGTCTGGCCCAGAAGATTGATTATCCTGCTTTTGGGTCAATAGGTTCCAGTTCTTATGATAGTGGCATG ACTGGTGATAAAACACTTGCACAGAGTGCCCAGATGTACCACTTTCAGCTTCAGAAGCAGCAAATGATGTCACTCAA GCAACGAAATGATTCCAAGATTCCAGAGTCAGGAGCCACTTCAGATGAGGAGAATGAAGACGGAGACTTCACTGTGTATGAGTGCCCAGGACTTGCCCCA ACCGGGGAAATGGAAGTGAAGAACCCACTGTTTGATGACTCCACTTTTCATCTTCATCTGCAGAGAAGTTACAACTAA